In candidate division TA06 bacterium B3_TA06, one DNA window encodes the following:
- a CDS encoding PTS fructose transporter subunit IIA yields MMIRISEAIREEGIVLDLKAQEKVAVIKELVSVMVDLGLIQDEETFLVDILKRENLESTGIGLGVAIPHARTTATSELLLAFGRSAKGVDFNSLDGKPSHLIFLIAAPEEKKSHYIMALARLSKILRKEEMRTRLSKAATPAEVMEILKEAE; encoded by the coding sequence ATGATGATTCGTATATCAGAGGCTATCCGAGAAGAAGGAATTGTGCTTGATCTTAAGGCACAGGAAAAGGTTGCCGTAATCAAGGAACTGGTCTCGGTCATGGTAGATCTGGGGTTAATCCAGGACGAAGAAACATTCCTTGTCGACATCCTTAAGCGGGAGAACCTGGAAAGCACAGGTATCGGCCTTGGTGTAGCAATACCCCATGCCAGGACAACCGCGACCAGTGAACTTCTTCTTGCCTTTGGCCGCTCCGCCAAGGGGGTTGACTTCAACTCGCTCGACGGCAAACCATCCCACCTTATCTTCCTCATAGCTGCACCCGAGGAGAAGAAATCACACTACATCATGGCGCTTGCCAGGCTCTCAAAGATACTGCGTAAGGAAGAGATGCGCACCAGGCTGTCAAAAGCAGCTACTCCGGCAGAGGTCATGGAAATCCTCAAAGAGGCCGAGTAA
- a CDS encoding selenocysteine lyase, with translation MSELKDYRNLFPSLNQERGGRQPIYFDNACMTLKPQPVIDAILDYYNRYPACGERSTHWFAAQVDKGVEESRKAIRQLIGASSVKEIVFTKNTTEAINLVAQSLRWNPDDVVLTTDKEHNSNLCPWQELAERSTISRHRAIPSDEQSRFSLQEFRKILDEEQGKVRMVSLCHSSNLDGTAIPDATIKEVVKLTKAHNPDALVFLDAAQSVPHKRVNVQELGVDFIAFSIHKMCGPTGVGVLYGRKEILNDEEVIQPFLVGGGTVEDTHLFGHSSYFRSPYKFEAGLQNYAGIIGAGAAARFLAEVGSERIAEHERVLNRALTAKLSEFPEIRILGPSDPGERSGICTFYLLKPATRFSDSEPDIDEKLDGRANIMIRKGTFCVHSWYHAHEPQFDSIWPGFRPTLFRASFYLYNTLEEVELFASTMSQILEEIAELPTLTGG, from the coding sequence ATGTCTGAACTCAAAGATTACCGGAATCTGTTTCCATCCTTAAATCAGGAGCGAGGAGGGCGGCAGCCGATCTATTTCGACAACGCCTGCATGACGCTTAAACCTCAGCCGGTTATTGATGCTATCCTTGATTACTACAACCGATATCCGGCTTGCGGCGAGCGCAGCACCCACTGGTTCGCTGCCCAGGTGGATAAAGGGGTCGAGGAGTCCAGGAAGGCCATAAGACAGCTTATCGGCGCATCAAGCGTAAAGGAGATTGTATTCACCAAGAACACCACCGAGGCGATTAATCTGGTGGCGCAGTCGCTGCGATGGAATCCAGATGATGTTGTTTTAACCACCGACAAGGAGCACAACTCAAACCTCTGCCCATGGCAGGAGCTTGCAGAACGAAGCACGATCTCCCGACACCGTGCCATCCCTTCGGACGAGCAAAGCCGCTTCAGCCTCCAGGAGTTCCGTAAGATTCTTGACGAAGAGCAAGGCAAGGTGCGCATGGTGAGTCTTTGTCACAGCTCTAACCTTGACGGAACCGCTATCCCTGACGCGACAATAAAAGAGGTAGTTAAGCTCACGAAGGCACATAATCCTGATGCCTTAGTGTTCCTGGATGCCGCGCAGAGCGTGCCGCATAAACGGGTCAACGTTCAAGAACTGGGTGTTGACTTTATCGCCTTCTCTATCCACAAGATGTGCGGACCTACGGGTGTGGGGGTGCTGTACGGACGAAAGGAGATCCTCAACGATGAAGAGGTGATCCAGCCCTTCCTTGTTGGTGGAGGCACGGTAGAAGACACCCATCTCTTTGGACATTCTAGCTACTTCCGCTCGCCCTATAAGTTCGAGGCCGGTTTGCAGAACTACGCCGGCATCATCGGCGCAGGTGCGGCCGCGCGCTTCCTTGCCGAGGTCGGGTCTGAACGTATCGCAGAACATGAACGGGTGCTCAACCGTGCACTTACAGCGAAGCTTTCCGAATTTCCCGAGATCCGTATCCTTGGCCCCAGTGATCCTGGGGAACGTTCAGGGATATGCACCTTCTATCTGCTAAAACCTGCGACCCGTTTCTCGGATTCCGAACCTGACATTGACGAGAAGCTTGACGGGAGAGCCAACATCATGATCCGTAAGGGAACCTTCTGCGTCCACTCCTGGTATCACGCACACGAGCCCCAGTTTGACAGCATCTGGCCGGGTTTTCGTCCCACACTCTTCCGCGCTTCCTTCTATCTCTACAATACGCTTGAAGAGGTTGAGCTCTTTGCCTCTACGATGAGCCAGATACTTGAGGAGATAGCCGAACTGCCGACCCTTACAGGGGGCTGA
- the trmE gene encoding tRNA uridine-5-carboxymethylaminomethyl(34) synthesis GTPase MnmE, giving the protein MLLERLQDVIVAPATPGGRSALAIVRVSGPKTLRMCDQIFKGRKRLTGARGHQLLNGFIVEGEEIVDEALAAVYRAPHSYTTEDTVEFSLHGNPLIVDRVTDLLIGIGARLARPGEFTERAFLHGRLDVTQAEAVLATIEVRTLKGVKAAVAQLRGDLAKELEGLSDRLRWLLTILQAQLEFPEEDIPEESLEPMLEELIADTQRLERAFRRGRSQRKGLAVMILGRPNVGKSTLFNALLGEERSIVTTVPGTTRDLVTGTLRFPTGQVRLFDGAGIGIAESLPDQCAVRRAIEAANRADFILVILDATSGFVPADAELLKLLRTKPGMIVWNKTDAVKEVPPLENVAGEPIGISALKRKNLSPLLDRLKEEASSQGETFFANRFQEERLEHLAVHLRSALDAQYLDMRAKELREALADVTGTDRPALDQRILEEIFSRFCVGK; this is encoded by the coding sequence ATGCTCCTTGAACGCCTTCAAGATGTTATAGTTGCTCCAGCCACCCCGGGTGGCCGCAGTGCGTTGGCAATAGTGCGGGTCTCAGGACCCAAGACGCTAAGGATGTGTGATCAGATCTTTAAGGGGCGTAAACGTTTGACCGGAGCACGAGGGCATCAGCTGCTCAACGGATTCATCGTCGAGGGAGAGGAGATCGTAGATGAGGCCCTAGCCGCGGTTTACCGGGCTCCTCACAGCTATACCACCGAGGATACGGTCGAGTTCTCGCTCCACGGCAACCCGCTTATAGTGGATCGGGTAACCGATCTTTTGATCGGGATCGGCGCTCGCCTGGCTCGTCCCGGGGAGTTTACCGAACGCGCTTTTCTTCACGGCAGGCTGGATGTAACCCAAGCTGAAGCGGTGCTTGCCACGATCGAGGTCCGAACCCTGAAGGGTGTCAAGGCCGCCGTGGCACAACTACGAGGGGATCTTGCAAAAGAACTAGAGGGTCTTTCAGACCGGCTACGCTGGCTCCTAACCATCCTCCAGGCTCAACTTGAGTTCCCTGAAGAGGACATCCCCGAGGAGTCCCTTGAACCCATGTTGGAGGAGCTCATCGCAGACACCCAAAGGCTAGAGCGGGCGTTTCGCCGGGGGCGCAGCCAGCGTAAGGGCTTGGCGGTCATGATTCTCGGACGTCCTAACGTCGGCAAATCTACCCTCTTCAATGCCCTTCTGGGTGAAGAACGTTCTATCGTAACCACTGTGCCTGGAACAACCAGGGATCTTGTAACCGGAACCCTGCGTTTCCCAACAGGCCAGGTTCGCCTCTTCGACGGCGCAGGGATTGGAATCGCAGAATCGCTTCCCGATCAGTGCGCTGTCCGACGTGCAATAGAGGCGGCCAATCGGGCGGATTTCATCTTGGTTATCCTTGATGCGACCTCAGGGTTTGTCCCGGCAGACGCTGAACTCCTAAAGCTTTTAAGAACAAAACCAGGCATGATCGTATGGAACAAAACAGACGCCGTGAAGGAGGTTCCTCCCTTAGAAAACGTCGCCGGCGAGCCTATAGGGATCTCTGCCTTGAAGAGAAAGAATCTCTCCCCTCTCCTGGATCGCCTAAAGGAAGAAGCATCAAGCCAGGGAGAGACGTTCTTTGCCAATCGCTTTCAGGAAGAGCGTCTGGAGCATCTGGCCGTGCATCTGCGGTCTGCTTTGGACGCGCAGTATCTGGATATGAGAGCAAAGGAACTGCGCGAGGCGCTTGCCGATGTCACAGGCACTGACCGTCCGGCTCTTGACCAACGCATACTTGAAGAGATCTTTTCACGCTTCTGCGTAGGAAAGTAG